A single Xiphias gladius isolate SHS-SW01 ecotype Sanya breed wild chromosome 18, ASM1685928v1, whole genome shotgun sequence DNA region contains:
- the LOC120804332 gene encoding sodium-coupled neutral amino acid transporter 5-like isoform X1: protein MPLNHLKVLHKYITIQPLAAISEILSQLRQVKTRFQKSLKRILSVQQKQIFKVSQVTTPAPGMELQKMNGHSKEDGFDGLDALAEHEEFLPHKTGVKKEIHFTDFEGKTSFGMSIFNLSNAIMGSGILGLAFAMSNTGIILFLILLVCIAILSAYSIHLLLRSAGVVGIRAYEQLGNRAFGPPGKLLAASVITIHNIGAMSSYLFIIKSELPLVIKAFLQNQENTGEWFMNGNYLIIIVSAFIILPLALMKQLGYLGYTSGFSLSCMVFFLISVIYKKFNILCPLDDTHHNMTPAADDHTTINGTGDFCEAKLFTINSQTAYTIPILAFAFVCHPEVLPIYTELRDATKKRMQGVANVSILAMFVMYLLTALFGYLTFYGAVESELLHTYIRVGSGDVLILCVRLAVLVAVTLTVPVVLFPIRRALLQILFPDKPFHWVRHIAIAFCLVFLVNLLVIFVPSIRDIFGLIGATSAPSLIFILPGIFYIRIVPEDQEPFLSRPKIQAACFAAMGFVFMIMSLSFIITDWVTGESRSGGGH from the exons ATGCCTCTCAACCATCTGAAAGtattacataaatacattacaATTCAGCCTCTTGCGGCCATCTCTGAGATTTTGTCCCAGTTGCGACAAGTTAAGACAAGATTTCAGAAAAG tTTGAAGAGGATTCTTTCAGTCCAGCAAAAGCAGATCTTTAAAGTCTCTCAAGTCACAACCCCAGCACCCGGAATGGAGCTTCAGAAGATGAATGGACATAGCAAGGAAGATGG GTTTGATGGGCTGGATGCTTTGGCTGAACACGAGGAGTTTCTCCCACATAAAACTGGCGTTAAGAAGGAAATCCACTTTACAGAT TTCGAGGGAAAGACGTCATTTGGCATGTCCATCTTTAACCTCAGTAACGCCATAATGGGCAGTGGAATTCTGGGATTGGCTTTTGCAATGTCCAACACCGGaatcattcttttttt AATCCTGTTGGTGTGCATTGCCATTCTTTCTGCATACTCAATTCATCTCCTGCTGAGAAGTGCTGGAGTTGTTG GAATCCGGGCTTATGAGCAGCTTGGGAATCGGGCTTTTGGCCCCCCAGGAAAATTGCTGGCTGCCAGCGTTATTACAATACACAACATTGGAG CAATGTCCAGCTATCTCTTCATCATCAAGTCTGAGCTCCCACTGGTTATTAAAGCTTTCCTTCAAAACCAAGAAAACACAGG AGAATGGTTCATGAATGGAAACTACTTGATCATCATTGTTAGCGCTTTCATCATCCTTCCTCTAGCACTCATGAAACAACTTG GTTACCTGGGCTATACAAGTggcttctccctctcttgcatggtgtttttcctcatttcg GTCATTTACaagaaattcaacattttgtgccCGCTCGATGATACACATCATAATATGACTCCTGCTGCTGATGACCACACTACCATTAATGGGACAGGCGACTTCTGTGAGGCCAAGCTATTTACCATCAACTCACAG ACCGCGTACACCATCCCAATTCTGgcttttgcttttgtctgccaCCCAGAGGTGCTACCAATCTACACTGAACTACGAGA TGCCACCAAGAAACGAATGCAGGGTGTTGCCAATGTCTCCATCTTGGCCATGTTTGTCATGTACCTGCTGACTGCTCTTTTCGGTTACCTCACCTTTTATG GTGCTGTGGAGTCAGAGCTGTTACACACCTATATTCGCGTTGGCTCCGGGGACGTCCTCATTCTCTGTGTGCGTCTGGCTGTGCTGGTGGCCGTCACCCTGACCGTCCCTGTGGTTCTCTTCCCA ATCCGCAGGGCTTTGCTCCAGATCTTGTTCCCTGATAAGCCTTTCCACTGGGTCAGACACATTGCCATTGCATTTTGTCTCGTCTTCTTGGTCAACCTGCTGGTTATCTTTGTGCCCTCCATCCGCGACATCTTTGGCCTCATCG GAGCCACATCTGCCCCCAGCCTCATCTTCATCCTACCTGGAATCTTCTACATCCGCATTGTTCCTGAAGACCAGGAGCCTTTTCTGTCCAGACCCAAAATTCAG GCCGCATGCTTTGCTGCAATGGGATTCGTCTTTATGATCATGAGTTTGTCATTTATCATCACTGACTGGGTGACTGGAGAGTCCCGAAGTGGAGGTGGGCACTAG
- the LOC120804332 gene encoding sodium-coupled neutral amino acid transporter 3-like isoform X2, with amino-acid sequence MELQKMNGHSKEDGFDGLDALAEHEEFLPHKTGVKKEIHFTDFEGKTSFGMSIFNLSNAIMGSGILGLAFAMSNTGIILFLILLVCIAILSAYSIHLLLRSAGVVGIRAYEQLGNRAFGPPGKLLAASVITIHNIGAMSSYLFIIKSELPLVIKAFLQNQENTGEWFMNGNYLIIIVSAFIILPLALMKQLGYLGYTSGFSLSCMVFFLISVIYKKFNILCPLDDTHHNMTPAADDHTTINGTGDFCEAKLFTINSQTAYTIPILAFAFVCHPEVLPIYTELRDATKKRMQGVANVSILAMFVMYLLTALFGYLTFYGAVESELLHTYIRVGSGDVLILCVRLAVLVAVTLTVPVVLFPIRRALLQILFPDKPFHWVRHIAIAFCLVFLVNLLVIFVPSIRDIFGLIGATSAPSLIFILPGIFYIRIVPEDQEPFLSRPKIQAACFAAMGFVFMIMSLSFIITDWVTGESRSGGGH; translated from the exons ATGGAGCTTCAGAAGATGAATGGACATAGCAAGGAAGATGG GTTTGATGGGCTGGATGCTTTGGCTGAACACGAGGAGTTTCTCCCACATAAAACTGGCGTTAAGAAGGAAATCCACTTTACAGAT TTCGAGGGAAAGACGTCATTTGGCATGTCCATCTTTAACCTCAGTAACGCCATAATGGGCAGTGGAATTCTGGGATTGGCTTTTGCAATGTCCAACACCGGaatcattcttttttt AATCCTGTTGGTGTGCATTGCCATTCTTTCTGCATACTCAATTCATCTCCTGCTGAGAAGTGCTGGAGTTGTTG GAATCCGGGCTTATGAGCAGCTTGGGAATCGGGCTTTTGGCCCCCCAGGAAAATTGCTGGCTGCCAGCGTTATTACAATACACAACATTGGAG CAATGTCCAGCTATCTCTTCATCATCAAGTCTGAGCTCCCACTGGTTATTAAAGCTTTCCTTCAAAACCAAGAAAACACAGG AGAATGGTTCATGAATGGAAACTACTTGATCATCATTGTTAGCGCTTTCATCATCCTTCCTCTAGCACTCATGAAACAACTTG GTTACCTGGGCTATACAAGTggcttctccctctcttgcatggtgtttttcctcatttcg GTCATTTACaagaaattcaacattttgtgccCGCTCGATGATACACATCATAATATGACTCCTGCTGCTGATGACCACACTACCATTAATGGGACAGGCGACTTCTGTGAGGCCAAGCTATTTACCATCAACTCACAG ACCGCGTACACCATCCCAATTCTGgcttttgcttttgtctgccaCCCAGAGGTGCTACCAATCTACACTGAACTACGAGA TGCCACCAAGAAACGAATGCAGGGTGTTGCCAATGTCTCCATCTTGGCCATGTTTGTCATGTACCTGCTGACTGCTCTTTTCGGTTACCTCACCTTTTATG GTGCTGTGGAGTCAGAGCTGTTACACACCTATATTCGCGTTGGCTCCGGGGACGTCCTCATTCTCTGTGTGCGTCTGGCTGTGCTGGTGGCCGTCACCCTGACCGTCCCTGTGGTTCTCTTCCCA ATCCGCAGGGCTTTGCTCCAGATCTTGTTCCCTGATAAGCCTTTCCACTGGGTCAGACACATTGCCATTGCATTTTGTCTCGTCTTCTTGGTCAACCTGCTGGTTATCTTTGTGCCCTCCATCCGCGACATCTTTGGCCTCATCG GAGCCACATCTGCCCCCAGCCTCATCTTCATCCTACCTGGAATCTTCTACATCCGCATTGTTCCTGAAGACCAGGAGCCTTTTCTGTCCAGACCCAAAATTCAG GCCGCATGCTTTGCTGCAATGGGATTCGTCTTTATGATCATGAGTTTGTCATTTATCATCACTGACTGGGTGACTGGAGAGTCCCGAAGTGGAGGTGGGCACTAG
- the wasb gene encoding WASP actin nucleation promoting factor b, which translates to MSRGSKTKLGNAQSTLLSLQESEKLEELLGRRCASMATAVAQLFMALPHTPSMWSLQHTGVVCFVKDNPQRSYFIRMFDLKAGRQIWEQELYNQIVYSSPLSYFHTFVADDCQVGLNFAEQQEAEAFQNAVQEKINQRNSRQDKKQRPLPPSDRGSLPPLPPEKASPGSPGSFPMATMDIKNPDIQSSRYRSMPAPAPSSVLSGKEKKKDKKNKKKGPKLSKADIGAPSGFKHVTHVGWDPNNLDPDLWKLLSQAGISEAEMRDEKTSQLIYNVIEKSGGMEAVKREVNRAGSGPPPPPPGRQGPLPPLPGSSPSAPAPPPPRGRSGPLPPIPGQSQRGTPPTQPAPARGGVPPPPPATNRGSPPQPPPAHTVPSHFPSPPSAKFSHVSTPPPPPPPSSQQRAMGFQPPPVPSIPSRGGGGGPPPPPPPPPPPPPQTPISSDFPSPPPLAGGPAPPAPASIGGGDSRGALLDQIRLGKKLRNVTESPDLAPSASPSSGEGIVGALMMVMQKRSKVIHSSDESEDEGGDEEDDDDEWDD; encoded by the exons ATGAGTCGTGGATCTAAAACTAAATTGGGGAACGCCCAGAGCACTCTGCTGAGCCTACAGGAGAGTGAGAAGTTGGAGGAGCTGTTGGGCAGAAGGTGTGCT TCCATGGCCACTGCCGTAGCACAGCTGTTCATGGCCCTGCCTCACACTCCATCCATGTGGAGCTTGCAGCACACAGGAGTGGTGTGCTTCGTCAAAGACAACCCTCAGCGCTCCTACTTCATCCggatgtttgatttgaag GCAGGGAGGCAAATTTGGGAGCAGGAACTCTACAACCAGATTGTTTACTCCTCGCCGCTGTCgtattttcacacatttgtcGCAGAT GACTGTCAAGTGGGACTGAACTTTGCTGAGCAACAGGAAGCAGAAGCCTTTCAAAATGCTGTCCAGGAGAAAATCAACCAAAGGAACAGCCGCCAAG ACAAGAAACAGCGCCCCCTGCCACCAAGTG ATAGGGGTTCCCTGCCTCCACTCCCACCTGAAAAAG CTTCACCTGGTAGCCCTGGATCTTTCCCCATGGCCACAATGGACATCAAGAACCCAGATATCCAGTCTTCACGCTATCGCTCGATGCCCGCACCTGCTCCTTCTTCAGTTCTGagtggcaaagaaaagaagaaggacaagaagaacaagaaaaagggCCCAAAACTCTCCAAAGCAGACATAGGAGCACCCAGTGGATTTAA GCATGTTACTCATGTCGGATGGGATCCCAACAACCTTGACCCTGATCTGTGGAAATTGCTCTCCCAAGCTGGGATCAGCGAAGCTGAGATGAGAGATGAAAAGACCTCTCAGCTCATCTATAATGTTATTGAGAAGTCTGGAGGCATGGAGGCGGTCAAAAGGGAGGTGAACAGAGCAG GTTCTGGacctccaccccctccacctGGCAGACAAGGGCCCCTGCCTCCTCTGCCGGGCTCCAGTCCCTCGGCTCCAGCCCCTCCACCTCCCCGAGGCCGCTCTGGACCCCTGCCTCCAATCCCGGGCCAGTCACAGCGAGGCACCCCGCCCACTCAGCCAGCTCCAGCACGTGGAGGCGTGCCACCCCCACCCCCTGCAACAAACAGAGGCAGTCCTCCACAACCACCGCCTGCGCACACTGTGCCCTCTCACTTCCCCTCACCACCTTCCGCTAAGTTCTCTCATGTCTCAACTCCACCCCCTCCCCCGCCACCATCTAGCCAACAGCGCGCCATGGGTTTCCAACCTCCCCCTGTCCCATCTATAccaagcagaggaggaggaggaggccctccacctcctcctccaccccctccacctccacctcctcagaCCCCTATTTCTTCAGATTTCccatcccctcctcccctcGCCGGTGGCCCAGCGCCACCTGCGCCAGCGTCCATTGGAGGAGGAGACAGCAGAGGAGCTCTGCTGGATCAGATCCGACTGGGCAAGAAGCTCAGAAAT gtgACAGAGAGCCCTGACCTGGCTCCATCTGCATCTCCATCATCAGGCGAGGGCATCGTTGGTGCTCTCATGATGGTCATGCAGAAGAGGAGTAAAGTCATCCATTCCTCTG ATGAAAGTGAAGATGAGGGTGGAGATGAGGAGGACGATGACGACGAATGGGATGACTGA